From one Melioribacteraceae bacterium genomic stretch:
- a CDS encoding YciI family protein produces the protein MNKFWIAFSLVLLTTYIYSQDEPEFKMVQYYFVELIRNPDKPQIDSAEVMKIQEGHMQNMRNMAEAGKLLCAGPFGDNNGGGIWILKVDSYQEAEELCKQDPAVINKRLNYLIRPWWTSEGTFVLEKGE, from the coding sequence ATGAACAAATTTTGGATTGCCTTTTCACTTGTACTATTAACTACTTATATATACTCTCAGGACGAACCTGAATTTAAAATGGTTCAATATTATTTTGTCGAGTTGATTAGAAATCCTGATAAACCTCAAATTGATTCAGCAGAAGTAATGAAGATTCAAGAAGGGCATATGCAGAACATGAGGAATATGGCTGAAGCGGGAAAACTTCTTTGTGCCGGACCATTCGGGGACAACAATGGCGGTGGTATTTGGATTCTAAAAGTTGATTCATATCAAGAAGCCGAAGAGTTATGTAAGCAAGATCCGGCTGTTATAAATAAACGATTGAATTATTTGATTCGTCCTTGGTGGACTTCGGAAGGTACTTTTGTGTTAGAAAAGGGAGAGTGA